From Wolbachia endosymbiont (group A) of Longitarsus flavicornis, the proteins below share one genomic window:
- the rmuC gene encoding DNA recombination protein RmuC — protein MLFNSIALVVSLLLFFYIIVKKLSEKKANLEGNLCKLEQELQETKQTLLTKNEEIVDLRVKRAELEVTLQKEREEKKKEIELLTQAEERLTNTFKALSLDALQVNNNNFLNLAKEVIDNKLKETESDFKKRQATINEVVTPIKEKLEKFDNEIRELEKERVGAYEGLKEQIGALMNQTSSLANALRKPHIRGKWGEMQLKRVVEMAGMIEYCDFFTQPSVIDKNEDNLLRPDLIIKMPSGKQIIIDAKVPLDSYMDAISQNDLQIQKEKLKNHSLAIKKHINDLGKKEYWNQFENTPELVVLFLTGEGVFSAALEYEPALIEIGVEKKVIIATPITLIALLRAIAYGWKQEMIAENAKKISELGHILYERICTMGENFDNLRRSLKSAVDHYNKTAGSLEARVFPAAREFNKLGIHAKNKSLSAAKELESLPRSLHTEELKVD, from the coding sequence ATGCTTTTCAATTCTATAGCTCTGGTTGTCTCTCTATTACTATTTTTCTACATTATCGTAAAAAAACTGAGCGAAAAGAAAGCAAACCTTGAGGGTAATTTATGTAAATTAGAGCAAGAACTTCAAGAAACAAAGCAAACTTTGCTTACGAAGAATGAAGAAATAGTTGATTTAAGGGTCAAAAGAGCAGAACTTGAAGTAACTCTGCAAAAAGAACGTGAGGAAAAGAAAAAGGAAATAGAACTGTTAACACAAGCAGAGGAGAGATTAACAAACACTTTTAAAGCGCTCTCTCTTGATGCCTTGCAAGTGAACAATAACAATTTTCTGAACTTAGCAAAGGAAGTCATTGATAACAAATTAAAAGAAACGGAAAGCGATTTCAAAAAAAGACAAGCAACGATCAACGAAGTTGTAACTCCAATAAAAGAAAAATTAGAAAAATTCGATAATGAAATACGCGAGCTGGAAAAAGAGAGGGTAGGGGCCTATGAAGGTTTAAAGGAGCAAATTGGAGCGCTGATGAACCAAACTTCCAGCCTTGCTAATGCCTTGAGGAAACCTCACATTAGGGGCAAATGGGGTGAAATGCAACTCAAAAGAGTGGTAGAAATGGCAGGAATGATTGAGTATTGCGATTTTTTCACTCAGCCATCGGTAATTGATAAAAATGAAGACAATTTATTACGCCCTGATTTAATAATCAAAATGCCATCTGGAAAGCAAATAATAATAGATGCTAAAGTGCCGCTTGATTCCTACATGGATGCTATATCACAAAATGATTTGCAAATACAAAAGGAGAAATTAAAGAATCATTCCCTGGCAATAAAAAAACACATAAATGACTTGGGTAAAAAAGAGTATTGGAATCAATTTGAAAATACGCCAGAACTTGTGGTGCTTTTCTTAACAGGGGAGGGGGTTTTTAGCGCAGCACTGGAGTATGAGCCTGCTTTGATAGAGATTGGAGTGGAAAAAAAAGTGATCATTGCAACACCGATCACTCTAATTGCGTTGCTGAGAGCAATAGCGTATGGATGGAAGCAGGAGATGATAGCTGAAAACGCAAAGAAAATCAGTGAACTAGGTCATATTTTATATGAGCGCATTTGCACAATGGGCGAAAACTTTGACAATTTGCGCAGGAGCTTAAAAAGTGCTGTTGATCATTATAATAAAACTGCTGGTTCGCTTGAAGCAAGGGTGTTTCCTGCTGCTCGAGAATTCAATAAGCTTGGTATACATGCAAAAAATAAAAGTTTAAGTGCTGCAAAGGAGTTAGAATCTTTACCACGCAGTTTACATACTGAGGAACTGAAAGTAGATTAG
- a CDS encoding IS5 family transposase (programmed frameshift), translated as MRSLYPSNISRERFEIILPDLESCRKKTKPRKLDLYDVFCGVLYVLKSVCQWRMLPKEFPKWRNCYDYFKKWSEKPDANKESVLELVLKKIVGVVRQNNGRKEKTSFCIIDAQSVKNADTAEEKGYDAGKKISGIKRHIAVDTQGLPHAIYVTTAEITDRSSAVRMVENAKENLSGVKNVLVDAGYMGENFATQIKATIGATVEVIKRSELHTFAVLPKRWVVERSFAWLEKCRRLWKNCERKLNTSLQMVVLAFTALFLKRL; from the exons ATGAGGAGTTTATACCCAAGTAATATAAGTCGGGAAAGATTTGAGATTATATTACCAGATCTAGAGTCCTGTAGAAAAAAAACAAAACCAAGAAAACTTGATTTGTATGATGTATTTTGTGGAGTGTTATACGTTCTGAAAAGCGTTTGTCAGTGGAGAATGCTACCAAAAGAGTTTCCAAAATGGCGCAATTGTTACGACTATTTTAAGAAGTGGAGTGAAAAACCAGATGCAAATAAAGAAAGTGTTCTGGAGCTGGTGTTA AAAAAAATAGTTGGCGTAGTCCGACAAAACAATGGTCGGAAAGAAAAAACCAGCTTCTGCATAATTGATGCACAGAGTGTAAAAAATGCAGATACTGCTGAAGAAAAAGGCTACGATGCAGGCAAAAAGATTTCAGGAATAAAACGCCATATTGCAGTAGATACGCAAGGTTTGCCACATGCAATTTATGTAACAACAGCAGAGATAACTGACCGTAGCAGTGCTGTGAGAATGGTAGAAAATGCAAAAGAAAACCTCTCGGGAGTTAAAAATGTACTGGTTGATGCAGGCTATATGGGAGAGAATTTTGCAACACAAATAAAAGCAACTATTGGTGCAACTGTTGAGGTAATAAAACGCAGTGAATTACATACCTTTGCTGTATTGCCAAAAAGATGGGTTGTAGAGCGTTCTTTTGCTTGGTTGGAAAAATGTAGACGGTTATGGAAAAATTGCGAGCGTAAACTCAACACCAGCTTGCAAATGGTAGTTCTTGCTTTCACTGCTTTGTTCCTCAAAAGATTATGA
- a CDS encoding reverse transcriptase N-terminal domain-containing protein — MVTGKIVSAPFGTAEHWNQINWSQCKKKTRKLQARIVQATKDGRWNKVKTLQHLLTRSFSAKALAVKRVTSNKGKYTAGVDNQLWQSPSAKSQGIASLKRRGYRSQPMRRIYLIKPEGGKRPISIPTIKDRAIQALYLMGLDPVAETIGDTHSYGFRVHRSAADAVSQIFITLARRDAPQWILEGDIKKCFDYTY, encoded by the coding sequence ATGGTTACAGGTAAAATTGTAAGTGCACCTTTCGGTACTGCCGAGCACTGGAACCAAATTAATTGGTCTCAATGTAAGAAAAAAACCAGGAAGCTACAAGCTCGTATTGTTCAGGCAACAAAAGATGGGAGATGGAATAAAGTGAAAACTTTACAACATCTTCTCACACGTAGTTTTAGTGCTAAAGCATTAGCAGTGAAACGCGTAACTTCGAACAAAGGAAAATACACGGCTGGTGTTGATAATCAGTTGTGGCAAAGTCCTTCAGCTAAATCTCAAGGAATTGCTAGCCTAAAGCGACGTGGATATCGCTCTCAACCTATGAGACGCATTTATCTAATCAAGCCTGAGGGCGGCAAGCGGCCGATTAGTATTCCAACTATAAAAGATCGTGCGATACAAGCCTTATACCTTATGGGCTTGGACCCTGTTGCAGAAACAATAGGAGACACTCACTCATATGGATTCAGGGTGCATCGTTCAGCAGCAGATGCGGTAAGTCAAATTTTCATAACATTGGCAAGACGTGATGCTCCGCAATGGATTTTAGAGGGGGATATTAAGAAGTGTTTTGATTATACATATTGA
- a CDS encoding phage major capsid protein, translating to MLSLLCSSKDYEQVLRLLKAQTGQYLWQPSLSLKAPDTLMGVPVYQSADMPPASNNQLPVIAMADFKQAYKIVDNRGMRILRDPYTNKPYVRFFVTKRVGGEVVNTSAIKLLKVASKY from the coding sequence TTGCTTTCACTGCTTTGTTCCTCAAAAGATTATGAACAGGTTCTTAGGCTACTAAAAGCTCAAACAGGTCAATATCTTTGGCAACCAAGTTTGTCGCTTAAAGCTCCAGATACCTTAATGGGAGTGCCAGTATACCAGTCTGCCGATATGCCACCTGCATCAAACAATCAGCTACCAGTAATTGCGATGGCAGATTTCAAACAAGCTTATAAGATTGTAGATAACAGAGGAATGAGAATATTAAGAGACCCTTATACGAATAAACCTTATGTGAGGTTTTTTGTCACTAAGCGTGTCGGCGGAGAGGTTGTAAACACCAGTGCTATTAAATTGTTGAAAGTTGCGAGCAAGTACTAA
- the pyrF gene encoding orotidine-5'-phosphate decarboxylase, translating to MNPIICALDTQDLNKAISLANALRGKVGMVKLGLEFFAAQGLSGVQEVAKCNVPIFLDLKLHDIPNTVAKTVEVIKVLNVEMLTLHISGGTKMLEEALNVVQGTKIKLIGVTVLTSMSNEDLNELGVAREAKSQVILLAKLAKKIGLYGIVCSALEAQEVRRECGEDFKIITPGIRIDPSHDDQKRTATPKEAINLGADYIVIGRPITKTASSAELILKSLI from the coding sequence ATGAACCCAATAATATGTGCACTGGATACACAAGACTTAAATAAGGCTATTTCTCTAGCTAATGCTCTGCGTGGTAAAGTTGGCATGGTAAAGCTGGGATTAGAATTTTTTGCTGCTCAAGGTCTTTCTGGAGTGCAAGAAGTTGCAAAATGCAATGTACCAATTTTTTTAGATCTGAAATTGCATGACATTCCAAACACTGTAGCTAAAACAGTTGAAGTAATAAAAGTTCTGAACGTTGAAATGTTAACTCTGCACATCAGCGGTGGGACAAAAATGCTTGAAGAAGCGCTAAATGTAGTGCAAGGCACAAAAATAAAGCTGATTGGAGTGACAGTGCTAACTAGTATGAGCAATGAGGATTTGAACGAGCTTGGAGTAGCAAGAGAGGCAAAATCACAGGTAATTTTGCTTGCAAAGCTTGCAAAAAAGATTGGACTCTATGGAATAGTCTGTTCTGCATTGGAAGCTCAAGAAGTGCGCCGAGAATGCGGTGAAGACTTTAAAATTATTACTCCAGGAATTCGTATAGATCCAAGTCATGACGACCAAAAAAGGACAGCAACACCAAAAGAAGCAATAAATTTAGGAGCTGATTATATCGTCATTGGCAGACCCATTACAAAAACTGCAAGTAGTGCAGAATTAATATTGAAATCCCTTATCTAA
- a CDS encoding IS5 family transposase (programmed frameshift): MRSLYPSNISRERFEIILPDLESCRKKTKPRKLDLYDVFCGVLYVLKSVCQWRMLPKEFPKWRNCYDYFKKWSEKPDANKESVLELVLKKIVGVVRQNNGRKEKTSFCIIDAQSVKNADTAEEKGYDAGKKISGIKRHIAVDTQGLPHAIYVTTAEITDRSSAVRMVENAKENLSGVKNVLVDAGYTGENFATQIKATIGATVEVIKRSELHTFAVLPKRWVVERSFAWLEKCRRLWKNCERKLNTSLQMVVLAFTALFLKRL; the protein is encoded by the exons ATGAGGAGTTTATACCCAAGTAATATAAGTCGGGAAAGATTTGAGATTATATTACCAGATCTAGAGTCCTGTAGAAAAAAAACAAAACCAAGAAAACTTGATTTGTATGATGTATTTTGTGGAGTGTTATACGTTCTGAAAAGCGTTTGTCAGTGGAGAATGCTACCAAAAGAGTTTCCAAAATGGCGCAATTGTTACGACTATTTTAAGAAGTGGAGTGAAAAACCAGATGCAAATAAAGAAAGTGTTCTGGAGCTGGTGTTA AAAAAAATAGTTGGCGTAGTCCGACAAAACAATGGTCGGAAAGAAAAAACCAGCTTCTGCATAATTGATGCACAGAGTGTAAAAAATGCAGATACTGCTGAAGAAAAAGGCTACGATGCAGGCAAAAAGATTTCAGGAATAAAACGCCATATTGCAGTAGATACGCAAGGTTTGCCACATGCAATTTATGTAACAACAGCAGAGATAACTGACCGTAGCAGTGCTGTGAGAATGGTAGAAAATGCAAAAGAAAACCTCTCGGGAGTTAAAAATGTACTGGTTGATGCAGGCTATACGGGAGAGAATTTTGCAACACAAATAAAAGCAACTATTGGTGCAACTGTTGAGGTAATAAAACGCAGTGAATTACATACCTTTGCTGTATTGCCAAAAAGATGGGTTGTAGAGCGTTCTTTTGCTTGGTTGGAAAAATGTAGACGGTTATGGAAAAATTGCGAGCGTAAACTCAACACCAGCTTGCAAATGGTAGTTCTTGCTTTCACTGCTTTGTTCCTCAAAAGATTATGA
- a CDS encoding valine--tRNA ligase, protein MLKEKYGFKEIEDKCNILWEGSKVYKWNGEKDNTFTIDTPPPTISGKLHIGHIFSYCHTDFIARFQRMLGKNVFYPIGFDDNGLPTERLVEQTYKTRAKEVGREKFIEMCHEVIEKSKQEFKELFKSVGISYDWDLEYHTISKETVTLSQMSFIDLYNKGYAYRKMQPILWDPVDKTAIAQAEIEDKVFESSLNTIVFSTQENEQINIATTRPELLPACVAVFCHPEDARYTHLIGKTAVVPITKEKVLIIADDKVKIDKGTGLVMCCTFGDELDIYWQQKHNLPMKIIIDQDGRMNLHVWMTNNILNEINGLKIVAARKRMIEILTKKGLLIESTSISHSVKCAERSGAPLEILPTYQWFIKTLEQKAQVLDEVKECNWHPANMRKRMEVWIEGLNWDWCISRQRYFGVPFPAWYSKRKGEEGKIILAEVKDLPIDPLKDLPKGYSKEEVIPDQDVMDTWATSSITPQLSALAVNSEFSLPNHRYDTIFPADLRSQSHEIIRTWAFYTILKAHYHADSLPWKNIMISGWCLADDKKKMSKSKGNIITPHVILETYGADVVRYWAANSRLGVDTVYSENIFKIGKRLVTKLWNASKFVSMFMEKHQVMSINSAHETMDKWILSKLYKVIERATNNLLQFEYCEALGVIEEFFWKDFCDSYLELVKKRAYGSSLSAKQSLAYVLNIILRLFAPFLPYITEEIYHQLYSYSSVHNQSNWPSKEELIYDKYSEEMGDNVIQILNIIRKMKADNNVSVKHLIKKLMIKASVQEDKLDQSAQDDLQAVCNAEMIEWMQSELETEDGKYIVNIDLY, encoded by the coding sequence ATGTTAAAAGAAAAATACGGCTTTAAAGAAATTGAAGACAAATGCAACATATTGTGGGAAGGAAGTAAAGTTTATAAATGGAATGGTGAAAAGGATAACACTTTTACTATAGACACACCTCCACCGACAATATCGGGAAAACTCCATATTGGCCATATATTCAGCTATTGCCATACAGACTTTATTGCAAGGTTTCAGCGCATGCTGGGAAAAAATGTGTTTTATCCAATTGGGTTTGATGATAATGGGCTTCCCACTGAAAGATTGGTTGAGCAAACCTATAAAACCCGCGCAAAAGAAGTTGGCAGGGAAAAATTTATAGAGATGTGCCATGAGGTTATTGAAAAATCAAAGCAAGAATTCAAGGAACTATTTAAATCGGTCGGCATTAGTTATGACTGGGATTTGGAATATCACACGATCAGCAAGGAAACTGTGACGCTTTCACAGATGTCGTTTATTGATCTATATAATAAAGGGTATGCATATAGAAAAATGCAGCCCATCCTTTGGGACCCGGTTGATAAAACCGCAATTGCGCAAGCAGAAATAGAAGATAAAGTTTTTGAGTCATCCTTAAACACGATAGTTTTCTCTACTCAAGAAAATGAGCAGATCAATATTGCAACTACACGACCTGAGTTACTTCCCGCATGTGTTGCAGTTTTTTGTCATCCAGAGGATGCGCGCTACACTCATCTAATCGGAAAAACAGCGGTGGTGCCAATAACAAAGGAAAAAGTACTAATCATTGCTGACGATAAGGTCAAAATAGATAAAGGCACTGGGCTTGTTATGTGCTGTACGTTTGGTGATGAACTCGACATATATTGGCAGCAAAAGCATAATCTGCCGATGAAAATTATCATCGATCAGGATGGGAGGATGAACCTTCATGTTTGGATGACAAACAATATACTAAATGAAATAAATGGACTAAAAATTGTAGCAGCAAGAAAGAGGATGATCGAAATCCTAACTAAAAAAGGACTTTTGATAGAAAGCACTAGCATTTCTCATTCTGTTAAGTGTGCAGAAAGATCTGGTGCACCACTTGAGATATTGCCTACTTATCAATGGTTTATCAAGACCTTAGAGCAAAAAGCTCAAGTGTTAGATGAAGTAAAAGAATGCAATTGGCATCCAGCTAATATGCGTAAACGCATGGAAGTGTGGATAGAAGGGCTAAATTGGGACTGGTGCATCTCAAGGCAGCGCTATTTTGGTGTGCCATTTCCAGCATGGTATTCCAAACGTAAGGGAGAAGAAGGTAAAATTATTCTAGCTGAAGTAAAGGACCTGCCTATAGATCCATTGAAAGATTTGCCAAAAGGGTATAGCAAAGAAGAGGTTATCCCAGATCAAGATGTAATGGATACCTGGGCCACAAGTTCAATTACTCCTCAACTGAGTGCACTGGCAGTAAACAGTGAGTTTAGCTTACCAAATCATCGCTATGATACGATATTTCCTGCAGATCTGCGCAGCCAGAGCCATGAGATAATAAGAACTTGGGCTTTTTATACTATTTTAAAGGCACATTATCATGCAGATTCTTTACCTTGGAAAAACATTATGATCAGCGGTTGGTGTTTAGCCGATGATAAGAAAAAGATGAGTAAATCAAAAGGTAACATCATCACTCCTCATGTAATACTTGAAACTTATGGAGCTGATGTAGTGCGCTATTGGGCAGCGAACTCAAGGCTTGGAGTTGATACAGTCTACTCTGAAAATATATTCAAAATTGGCAAGCGCCTAGTTACAAAACTTTGGAACGCTAGCAAGTTCGTTTCCATGTTCATGGAAAAGCATCAAGTGATGAGCATAAATTCTGCTCACGAGACAATGGATAAGTGGATATTGTCTAAGTTATACAAAGTTATAGAAAGAGCAACGAATAACCTATTACAATTTGAATACTGCGAAGCTTTGGGTGTAATAGAGGAATTTTTTTGGAAGGATTTTTGTGATAGTTACTTGGAGTTAGTAAAAAAACGTGCGTACGGAAGCAGTTTAAGTGCAAAACAAAGCTTGGCGTATGTACTGAATATTATTTTGCGGTTATTTGCACCTTTCTTGCCTTACATTACAGAAGAGATATACCACCAGTTGTATAGTTATAGTTCTGTACACAATCAAAGCAATTGGCCGAGCAAAGAAGAACTTATCTATGATAAATATTCAGAGGAAATGGGAGATAATGTTATTCAGATATTAAACATTATCAGAAAGATGAAGGCAGATAATAATGTATCAGTTAAGCATCTGATAAAAAAGTTGATGATAAAAGCGAGCGTACAAGAGGATAAGTTAGATCAATCTGCACAGGATGATTTGCAGGCAGTGTGCAATGCGGAAATGATAGAGTGGATGCAGTCTGAGCTTGAAACTGAAGACGGGAAATACATAGTGAATATAGATTTATACTGA